A region of Streptomyces sp. R44 DNA encodes the following proteins:
- a CDS encoding prolyl oligopeptidase family serine peptidase — MATTTAGYGSWPSPVSAALAAARDGRPEYLGTVGDELWWTAPRPEEGGRRALVRRRADGTEESLLPAPWNVRSRVIEYGGQPWAAVARPADGPLAVFCHFPDQRLYAYEPDAPGAEPRPLTPVSAVGGGLRWVDPVIHPERGEVWCVLEEFTGPAPTDVRRVLAAVPLDGSAAEDRTAVRELSDGRHRFVTGPRLSPDGRRAAWLAWDHPRMPWDGTEVLLAEVTTDGTFGEARTVAGGIAESIPQVDWDAAGRLLFVSDRTGWWNLYRAEVDTDGGLAEPEALCPRADEFGGPLWKIGLRWFTPLENGLIAVVHGRGTTTLGILDPERRALVDAGGTRTEWASTLAAHGTRVVGVAAGPHRSYELVELDTCTGRSRVVGAAHSDAVDPAHLPEPRIRTFTGPGGREIHAQVYAPHHPGFTGPEGELPPYVIWAHGGPTGHAPLVLDLEIAYFTSRGIGVAEVNYGGSTGYGREYRERLREQWGVVDVEDCAAVAAALAAEGTADPARLAVRGGSAGGWTTAASLVSTDVYACGTIIYPILDLRGWATDETHDFESQYLHGLIGPLDEVPARYKERSPIEHVDRVTVPFLLLQGLDDVICPPAQAERFLARTAGRGVPHAYLAFEGEGHGFRRADTMIRALEAELALYVGTFGIERPDTADLEYRR, encoded by the coding sequence ATGGCCACGACCACGGCCGGGTACGGCAGCTGGCCTTCACCCGTGAGCGCCGCGCTCGCCGCCGCGCGCGACGGACGTCCCGAGTACCTCGGCACCGTCGGCGACGAGCTGTGGTGGACCGCGCCCCGTCCCGAGGAGGGCGGCCGGCGGGCCCTCGTCCGGCGGCGCGCCGACGGGACCGAGGAGAGCCTGCTGCCCGCCCCGTGGAACGTGCGCAGCCGGGTGATCGAGTACGGCGGGCAGCCGTGGGCCGCGGTCGCGCGCCCGGCGGACGGACCGCTCGCCGTGTTCTGCCACTTCCCCGACCAGCGGCTCTACGCGTACGAACCCGATGCCCCCGGCGCGGAGCCGCGGCCGCTCACCCCGGTCTCCGCCGTCGGCGGCGGACTGCGCTGGGTGGACCCGGTGATCCACCCGGAGCGGGGCGAGGTCTGGTGCGTCCTGGAGGAGTTCACCGGTCCCGCGCCGACCGACGTGCGCCGCGTCCTCGCCGCCGTGCCCCTCGACGGCTCGGCCGCCGAGGACCGCACCGCCGTCCGTGAACTCTCCGACGGCCGCCACCGGTTCGTGACCGGACCCCGGCTCTCCCCGGACGGCCGCCGGGCCGCCTGGCTCGCCTGGGACCACCCCCGGATGCCCTGGGACGGCACCGAGGTCCTGCTCGCCGAGGTCACCACCGACGGCACCTTCGGCGAGGCCAGGACCGTCGCCGGGGGGATCGCCGAGTCGATCCCGCAGGTCGACTGGGACGCGGCCGGCCGGCTGCTGTTCGTCAGCGACCGCACCGGCTGGTGGAACCTCTACCGCGCGGAGGTGGACACCGATGGCGGCCTCGCGGAACCCGAGGCGCTCTGCCCGCGCGCCGATGAGTTCGGCGGCCCGCTCTGGAAGATCGGACTCCGCTGGTTCACGCCCCTGGAGAACGGGCTGATCGCCGTCGTCCACGGCAGGGGCACCACCACCCTCGGGATCCTCGACCCCGAGCGCCGCGCCCTCGTCGACGCGGGCGGCACCCGCACGGAGTGGGCCTCCACCCTCGCCGCGCACGGCACCCGCGTGGTCGGCGTCGCCGCGGGACCGCACCGCTCCTACGAGCTCGTCGAGCTCGACACCTGCACCGGCCGCAGCCGGGTCGTCGGCGCCGCGCACAGCGACGCCGTCGACCCCGCCCACCTTCCCGAGCCCCGGATCCGCACCTTCACCGGCCCCGGCGGGCGGGAGATCCACGCACAGGTCTACGCACCCCACCACCCCGGTTTCACCGGGCCCGAGGGCGAGCTGCCGCCCTATGTGATCTGGGCGCACGGCGGGCCCACCGGGCACGCCCCGCTCGTCCTCGACCTGGAGATCGCCTACTTCACCTCGCGGGGCATCGGCGTCGCCGAGGTCAACTACGGCGGCTCCACCGGCTACGGCCGGGAGTACCGGGAGCGGCTGCGCGAGCAGTGGGGCGTCGTCGACGTCGAGGACTGCGCGGCCGTCGCGGCGGCGCTCGCCGCCGAGGGCACCGCCGACCCGGCCCGGCTCGCGGTGCGCGGCGGCAGCGCGGGCGGCTGGACGACCGCCGCGTCCCTCGTCTCCACCGACGTGTACGCCTGCGGCACGATCATCTACCCCATCCTCGACCTGCGGGGCTGGGCCACCGACGAGACCCACGACTTCGAGTCCCAGTACCTCCACGGACTGATCGGACCGCTCGACGAGGTGCCCGCCCGCTACAAGGAGCGCTCGCCCATCGAGCACGTCGACCGGGTCACGGTCCCGTTCCTGCTGCTCCAGGGCCTCGACGACGTCATCTGCCCGCCCGCGCAGGCCGAGCGCTTCCTCGCCCGCACGGCCGGCCGGGGCGTCCCGCACGCCTACCTCGCCTTCGAGGGGGAGGGGCACGGCTTCCGCAGGGCCGACACCATGATCCGGGCGCTGGAGGCCGAACTCGCGCTGTACGTAGGGACCTTCGGGATCGAGCGCCCGGACACGGCGGATCTGGAGTACCGCAGGTGA
- a CDS encoding LD-carboxypeptidase — protein MTPVDALARAERLAPGARVAVVAPSGPIPEERLTAGLDVLRGWGLEPVVAPHVLDAHPTLGYLAGTDRARARDLTEAWCDPTVSAVLCARGGFGAQRMVDLMDWTAIRAAGPKAFVGYSDVTALHEAFAVRAGFATLHGPMVAAGTFLADATTQESLRATLFAPETVLTLAPATARALVPGRARGVTLGGCVSLLAADLGTPHGRASARGGLLLLEDVGEEPYRLDRILTQLLRSGWLDGVAAVGLGSWEECGPYEEVRAVLADRLGGLGVPVLEEMGFGHSPTALTLPLGLPAVLDADTGTLTLDAPALR, from the coding sequence GTGACCCCGGTGGACGCCCTGGCCCGGGCCGAGCGGCTCGCGCCCGGGGCACGGGTCGCCGTCGTCGCCCCCAGCGGGCCCATACCCGAGGAGCGGCTCACCGCCGGGCTCGACGTCCTGCGCGGCTGGGGTCTCGAACCGGTCGTCGCCCCGCACGTCCTGGACGCCCACCCCACCCTCGGGTACCTCGCCGGGACGGACCGGGCGAGGGCCCGCGATCTGACCGAGGCCTGGTGCGACCCCACCGTCTCCGCCGTGCTCTGCGCGCGCGGCGGATTCGGGGCCCAGCGCATGGTGGACCTGATGGACTGGACGGCGATCCGGGCGGCCGGGCCCAAGGCGTTCGTCGGCTACAGCGACGTCACCGCCCTGCACGAGGCCTTCGCCGTCCGCGCGGGTTTCGCCACCCTGCACGGACCGATGGTCGCCGCCGGCACGTTCCTCGCGGACGCCACCACCCAGGAGTCGCTGCGGGCCACCCTCTTCGCGCCCGAGACCGTCCTGACGCTCGCCCCGGCGACCGCACGGGCCCTGGTGCCGGGCCGCGCCCGGGGCGTGACGCTCGGCGGCTGCGTCAGCCTCCTCGCCGCCGACCTCGGCACCCCGCACGGACGGGCCTCGGCGCGCGGTGGGCTGCTGCTCCTGGAGGACGTGGGCGAGGAGCCGTACCGCCTCGACCGCATCCTGACCCAACTCCTGCGCTCCGGCTGGCTCGACGGGGTCGCGGCCGTCGGCCTCGGCTCCTGGGAGGAGTGCGGCCCGTACGAGGAGGTGCGCGCGGTCCTCGCCGACCGGCTCGGCGGCCTCGGCGTGCCGGTCCTGGAGGAGATGGGCTTCGGACACAGCCCGACCGCCCTGACGCTGCCGCTCGGCCTGCCCGCCGTACTCGACGCGGACACGGGCACGCTCACCCTGGACGCACCGGCCCTGCGCTGA
- a CDS encoding GntR family transcriptional regulator, translated as MTGAEEFRPESERVTRALRDQIIDGTRAPGSRLVEREIAAELDVSRLPVRDALRDLVAEGLVTPRPRTWAVVREFSASDISDLGEVRSALEILGFRLAAQRRTRAGLAKLRADLDAELAAAAKGDGPAARRAAADFHETVTELADNALLSELNATLRSRMRWMLGQHDDFTVVAEEHAELYRGIEARDVERVEKLALRHLETSRDEAAAHQRRTAAE; from the coding sequence ATGACAGGCGCTGAGGAATTCAGACCCGAATCGGAGCGGGTGACGCGCGCGCTGCGCGACCAGATCATCGACGGGACCCGGGCACCCGGCAGCAGGCTGGTGGAGCGGGAGATCGCGGCCGAGCTGGACGTCAGCCGGCTGCCCGTCCGTGACGCCCTGCGGGACCTGGTCGCGGAGGGCCTGGTGACGCCGCGGCCGCGCACCTGGGCCGTGGTCCGTGAGTTCAGCGCGTCCGACATCTCGGACCTCGGCGAGGTCCGGTCCGCCCTGGAGATCCTCGGCTTCCGGCTCGCCGCGCAGCGCCGCACCCGGGCGGGGCTCGCCAAGCTCCGCGCCGACCTCGACGCCGAACTGGCGGCGGCGGCCAAGGGCGACGGCCCGGCCGCGCGGCGGGCGGCCGCCGACTTCCACGAGACCGTCACGGAGCTCGCGGACAACGCGCTGCTCAGCGAGCTCAACGCGACGCTGCGCAGCCGGATGCGCTGGATGCTCGGACAGCACGACGACTTCACCGTCGTCGCCGAGGAGCACGCGGAGCTGTACCGGGGGATCGAGGCGCGGGACGTGGAGCGTGTCGAGAAGCTGGCCCTGCGCCACCTGGAGACGAGCCGGGACGAGGCCGCCGCACACCAGCGCAGGACGGCGGCGGAGTAA
- a CDS encoding CocE/NonD family hydrolase, translating to MEVSVSRAVPRSRKVLALVAGAAALAAPLALAAPAAGAEPEDAPYTVTPLRFTVEAGGRSCTVDADLYRPAGVDAAHPAPAVLATNGFGGSKSDGSTAAIGRAFAERGYVGLVYSGLGFGKSGCLISLDAPEADGRAAARLVDFLAGSRAADDGTRADFVTRDAADDPRVGMIGGSYGGAVQLAAASVDPRIDALVPLITWNDLAYALAPNAADRNTPGVFKWQWANGFYLIGEGQPLLSPSLDPSRINSLGCLHFVTDACDTIKLLDSGRYPAAASERMLAYARSVSPVSYLDRITAPTLIVQGQSDSLFNLNEARATYDKLRERGVDTRMIWQSWGHSGGQRPGELDLGNPEGSYVGQRVLAWFDRYLRKNAAADPGPAFAWYRDGQSGYGTSDRVPALSQKLYLSGDGKLVDNRTKVARGSRRYSNWLVPTSHSESSLAGMIGLPDPRPYDIAGTYLGWSSAPLTEPVDLVGAPRATLRVVSPAAERVQDSGDAADKLVLFAKLYDVAPDGTKTLVNRLVAPVRVPDVTRPFTVELPGIVHRYESGHRLEFVVAASDTAYSGNRGIKPVTVVSAPESTGTLSLPLVRGRVG from the coding sequence GTGGAGGTCTCCGTGTCCCGTGCCGTGCCCCGATCCCGCAAGGTCCTCGCGCTCGTGGCCGGTGCGGCCGCGCTCGCCGCACCGCTCGCCCTCGCCGCGCCCGCCGCCGGCGCGGAGCCCGAGGACGCCCCGTACACCGTCACCCCGCTCCGGTTCACCGTCGAGGCGGGCGGCCGGAGTTGCACCGTCGACGCCGACCTCTACCGCCCGGCCGGAGTGGACGCCGCGCACCCCGCGCCCGCCGTCCTCGCCACCAACGGCTTCGGCGGCAGCAAGAGCGACGGATCCACCGCCGCCATCGGCAGGGCCTTCGCCGAGCGCGGCTACGTCGGCCTCGTCTACTCGGGCCTCGGCTTCGGGAAGTCAGGCTGCCTGATATCCCTCGACGCCCCGGAGGCCGACGGCAGGGCAGCAGCCCGCCTCGTCGACTTCCTCGCCGGCAGCCGCGCCGCCGACGACGGCACCCGCGCCGACTTCGTCACCCGGGACGCCGCGGACGACCCGCGCGTCGGCATGATCGGCGGCTCCTACGGCGGCGCCGTCCAGCTCGCGGCCGCCTCCGTCGACCCCCGTATCGACGCTCTCGTCCCCCTCATCACCTGGAACGACCTCGCGTACGCGCTCGCCCCCAACGCCGCCGACCGGAACACCCCCGGCGTCTTCAAATGGCAGTGGGCCAACGGCTTCTACCTCATCGGCGAGGGCCAGCCCCTGCTCTCCCCGTCGCTCGACCCCAGCCGGATCAACTCCCTCGGCTGCCTGCACTTCGTCACCGACGCCTGCGACACCATCAAGCTGCTCGACTCCGGCCGCTACCCGGCCGCCGCGAGCGAGCGGATGCTCGCCTACGCCCGCAGCGTCTCCCCGGTCTCCTACCTCGACCGGATCACCGCCCCCACCCTGATCGTCCAGGGCCAGTCCGACAGCCTGTTCAACCTCAACGAGGCCCGCGCCACCTACGACAAGCTGCGCGAGCGGGGCGTCGACACCCGGATGATCTGGCAGTCCTGGGGCCACAGCGGGGGACAACGGCCGGGCGAACTCGACCTCGGGAACCCGGAGGGAAGCTACGTCGGGCAGCGCGTCCTCGCCTGGTTCGACCGGTACCTCCGGAAGAACGCCGCCGCGGACCCCGGCCCCGCCTTCGCCTGGTACCGCGACGGACAGAGCGGCTACGGCACCTCCGACCGGGTCCCGGCGCTCAGCCAGAAGCTGTACCTCTCCGGCGACGGCAAGCTCGTCGACAACCGTACGAAGGTCGCCCGCGGCTCCCGCCGGTACAGCAACTGGCTCGTCCCGACCAGCCATTCGGAGTCCTCGCTCGCCGGCATGATCGGGCTCCCCGACCCCCGGCCGTACGACATCGCCGGCACCTACCTCGGCTGGAGCAGCGCCCCGCTCACCGAGCCCGTCGACCTCGTCGGCGCGCCCAGGGCGACCCTCCGGGTGGTGTCCCCGGCGGCCGAGCGCGTCCAGGACTCGGGCGACGCCGCCGACAAGCTCGTCCTCTTCGCGAAGCTGTACGACGTCGCGCCCGACGGCACGAAGACCCTGGTGAACCGGCTGGTCGCGCCCGTACGCGTCCCCGACGTCACCCGGCCGTTCACCGTCGAGCTGCCGGGCATCGTCCACCGCTACGAGTCCGGCCACCGGCTGGAGTTCGTCGTCGCCGCGAGCGACACCGCGTACTCCGGCAACCGCGGCATCAAGCCGGTGACCGTCGTCAGCGCCCCCGAGTCCACGGGGACGCTGTCCCTGCCCCTGGTGCGGGGCAGGGTCGGATAG
- a CDS encoding adenosine deaminase, whose product MHLSDNPATPAAATVSEWIRRAPKAVLHDHLDGGLRPATIVELARECGYTALPTEDPAELAVWFRDAADSGSLERYLETFAHTCAVMQTREALARIAAECAEDLAADGVVYAEIRYAPEQHLEGGLTLDEVVEAVNDGFREGERRTGGRITVRTLLTGMRHTDRSLEIAQLTVAHRDNGVAGFDIAGGEIGNPPARHLAAFQHLKRENCHYTIHAGEAVGAESIHEAVQVCGTERIGHGVRITDDIAEDGTLGRLASYVRDNRIALEVCPTSNLQTGAAKDYASHPIDELRRLGFRITLNTDNRLVSGTTMSEEFQHMVDAFGYGPEVFEEFTVAALEAAFLPLPERQRLVDEVVRPGYAAL is encoded by the coding sequence ATGCACTTGTCTGACAACCCTGCCACGCCTGCCGCCGCCACCGTCTCCGAGTGGATCCGCCGGGCCCCCAAGGCCGTCCTCCACGACCACCTCGACGGCGGGCTGCGCCCCGCGACCATCGTCGAGCTGGCGCGGGAGTGCGGCTACACCGCGCTGCCGACCGAGGACCCGGCCGAGCTCGCGGTCTGGTTCCGGGACGCCGCCGACTCCGGTTCGCTGGAGCGCTACCTGGAGACCTTCGCGCACACCTGCGCGGTCATGCAGACCCGCGAGGCGCTCGCGCGCATCGCGGCCGAGTGCGCCGAGGACCTGGCGGCCGACGGTGTCGTCTACGCCGAGATCCGTTACGCCCCCGAGCAGCACCTGGAGGGCGGTCTCACCCTCGACGAGGTCGTCGAGGCGGTCAACGACGGCTTCCGCGAGGGCGAGCGCCGCACCGGCGGCCGGATCACCGTCCGCACCCTGCTCACCGGCATGCGGCACACCGACCGCTCCCTGGAGATCGCGCAGCTCACGGTCGCGCACCGCGACAACGGCGTGGCCGGCTTCGACATAGCGGGCGGCGAGATCGGCAACCCGCCGGCCCGCCACCTCGCCGCGTTCCAGCACCTGAAGCGGGAGAACTGCCACTACACGATCCACGCCGGCGAGGCCGTCGGCGCGGAGTCGATCCACGAGGCGGTGCAGGTCTGCGGCACCGAGCGGATCGGCCACGGCGTGCGGATCACGGACGACATCGCCGAGGACGGCACGCTGGGCCGGCTCGCCTCGTACGTCCGGGACAACCGCATCGCCCTGGAGGTCTGCCCGACGTCCAACCTGCAGACGGGCGCCGCGAAGGACTACGCCTCGCACCCGATCGACGAGCTGCGCCGCCTCGGCTTCCGGATCACGCTGAACACGGACAACCGGCTGGTCTCCGGCACCACCATGAGCGAGGAGTTCCAGCACATGGTGGACGCCTTCGGGTACGGCCCGGAGGTCTTCGAGGAGTTCACGGTCGCCGCCCTGGAGGCCGCGTTCCTGCCGCTGCCGGAGCGGCAGCGGCTCGTCGACGAGGTGGTCCGCCCGGGGTACGCGGCGCTGTAG
- a CDS encoding GntR family transcriptional regulator, with amino-acid sequence MAVSGQRRRPVVALYERIADAVHDGTYPPGSTLPSEPKLAAELGVSRPALREALLLLQEDGVLTVRRGVGRTVNDRPPRRGFEHVQPLEQLIGVGTPLRVRALVRTVEEPTDFTTQHLLAPARAELRFWESVLTGEGAAAALSHEWAAPEELLGRVHPEFARALREAAADTGGAVSMLAVLVAASRETALSAHSGITATLLGRRRGEQLGRPADTPAVLVTQVVRVGETPVLAAKHMLPTGTPALPVLQSH; translated from the coding sequence GTGGCGGTCAGCGGACAGCGGCGGCGACCGGTCGTGGCGCTCTACGAGCGGATCGCGGACGCCGTCCACGACGGCACCTATCCGCCGGGCTCCACGCTCCCCTCCGAGCCGAAGCTCGCCGCCGAGCTGGGCGTCAGCCGGCCGGCCCTGCGCGAGGCCCTGCTGCTGCTCCAGGAGGACGGCGTCCTCACCGTGCGGCGCGGGGTGGGCCGCACCGTCAACGACCGTCCGCCCCGGCGGGGCTTCGAGCACGTCCAGCCCCTGGAGCAGCTGATCGGCGTGGGCACTCCGCTGCGGGTGCGGGCGCTGGTGCGGACCGTCGAGGAACCGACCGACTTCACCACCCAGCACCTGCTCGCGCCCGCCCGCGCCGAGCTGCGGTTCTGGGAGTCCGTCCTGACCGGGGAGGGCGCGGCGGCGGCGCTGAGCCACGAGTGGGCGGCGCCGGAGGAGCTGCTCGGCCGGGTGCACCCGGAGTTCGCACGGGCCCTGCGGGAGGCGGCGGCGGACACCGGGGGCGCGGTCTCGATGCTCGCGGTCCTGGTCGCGGCCTCTCGGGAGACGGCCCTGAGCGCGCACAGCGGGATCACGGCGACGCTGCTCGGGCGGCGGCGCGGGGAGCAGCTGGGCCGCCCTGCGGACACCCCTGCGGTCCTGGTCACCCAGGTGGTGCGGGTCGGTGAGACCCCGGTCCTCGCGGCCAAGCACATGCTCCCGACGGGCACGCCCGCGCTGCCGGTGCTGCAGTCGCACTGA
- a CDS encoding DUF1049 domain-containing protein: MSPKQTPRTAGGDTSSRFAGAFTPGRIAMIAVAVLTLVFIFENTREVKIRLLIPEVIMPLYVALLVTALLGAACGYYVAARRRK; this comes from the coding sequence ATGAGTCCGAAGCAGACGCCACGGACAGCGGGCGGGGACACCTCGTCCCGGTTCGCCGGCGCCTTCACCCCGGGCCGGATCGCGATGATCGCGGTCGCGGTCCTCACCCTGGTCTTCATCTTCGAGAACACCCGCGAGGTGAAGATCCGCCTGCTGATCCCGGAAGTCATCATGCCGCTCTACGTGGCCCTGCTCGTGACCGCACTCCTCGGCGCCGCCTGCGGCTACTACGTCGCGGCCCGGAGGCGGAAGTGA
- a CDS encoding GNAT family N-acetyltransferase: protein MFDDPGSYLAAGPRVGLRPFSAADAEEFTARARESRELHHPWLFPPCTPEAYATYAGALAGDPARAGFLVCERAEAGGIAGFVNINNIVRGAFRSGALGYGAFAHAAGRGLLTEALGLVMAHAFGPLELHRLEANIQPRNTASRALVRRAGFRLEGFSPAMLHIDGAWRDHERWAITAA, encoded by the coding sequence ATGTTCGACGACCCCGGTTCCTACCTCGCCGCCGGGCCCCGCGTGGGCCTGCGCCCGTTCTCCGCGGCCGACGCCGAGGAGTTCACCGCCCGTGCCCGTGAGAGCCGGGAGCTCCACCACCCCTGGCTCTTCCCGCCGTGCACACCCGAGGCGTACGCCACCTACGCGGGCGCCCTGGCCGGCGACCCCGCCCGCGCCGGCTTCCTCGTCTGCGAGCGCGCCGAAGCCGGCGGGATCGCCGGCTTCGTCAACATCAACAACATCGTCCGCGGCGCCTTCCGCAGCGGCGCCCTCGGCTACGGCGCCTTCGCGCACGCCGCCGGACGCGGACTGCTCACCGAGGCCCTCGGCCTGGTCATGGCCCACGCCTTCGGCCCCCTGGAGCTGCACCGCCTGGAGGCGAACATCCAGCCGCGCAACACCGCCTCCCGCGCCCTCGTCCGCCGCGCCGGCTTCCGCCTGGAGGGCTTCTCGCCCGCGATGCTGCACATCGACGGCGCCTGGCGCGACCACGAACGCTGGGCCATCACGGCGGCCTAG
- a CDS encoding DUF6204 family protein, producing MGTQHTYRVIVRGTFDGLSEESRSRLLAEVDAHGLTAMQFTEEGSLAYDRTLKHFSYRLVVVSDSEDGDEMAGAIAEDRVERALGELGHGYKALRSTVTDLDTMKINRKR from the coding sequence ATGGGCACGCAGCACACCTACCGGGTCATCGTGCGCGGCACGTTCGACGGTCTGTCGGAGGAGAGCCGGTCCCGGCTGCTCGCCGAGGTGGACGCGCACGGGCTGACGGCGATGCAGTTCACGGAGGAGGGCTCGCTGGCCTACGACCGGACCCTGAAGCACTTCTCGTACCGTCTGGTCGTCGTCTCGGACTCCGAGGACGGCGACGAGATGGCGGGCGCGATCGCCGAGGACCGGGTGGAGCGGGCGCTCGGGGAGCTGGGCCACGGGTACAAGGCGCTGCGGTCGACGGTGACGGACCTGGACACGATGAAGATCAACCGCAAGCGCTAG
- a CDS encoding DUF5107 domain-containing protein, producing MTTVRRAVLTLPAAPLGPDNPLPALRAPAGAGAHAVDARTLAELPRDMARGIGRAPLRSLLPAPVRDGYGRARTPADLDTIVIENDRLRVTVLPGLGGRVHSLHHKPTGRELLYRNPVLQPAAFALNGAWFSGGIEWNIGATGHTTLSCSPLHAATVRAPDGGPMLRLWEWERLRDLPFQVDLWLPEGSDFLYVGVRIRNPHERTAPAYWWSNIAVPEERRVLAPADAAWHHGYDRGLNRLPVPVTEDGTDRSYPLNGAHAADFFYDLPEEQRRWIAALDADGHGLVQTSTDVLRGRKLFLWGTERGGRRWQEWLTEPGTPGYAEIQAGLARTQLEHLELAGEAEFSWLEAYGPLAADPAAALGADWAAARADVEHRLETALPRAAVDAAYTAWREGAADTEPETVLAAGSGWGALEVLRGGHVLPGTPFPESTLGPDQEPWRELLRTGVLPPPAKGAGPGAPLVAAPWRDMLETAPADPSTEYHLGIAQWHAGDRAQAVRSWERGLRRAEVRWPLLYCLAVADREDGHPERAAERFAEAFADHEGRDGGVAVAAALGREGVAALLATGRAARARELWARLPDEVRGRGAFRLLEVRILLAEGRPAEARAVFDEGFEVADLREGAEILGEVWAELTDEPLPDAYEFRMRPS from the coding sequence ATGACGACCGTACGACGTGCCGTACTGACGCTGCCCGCGGCCCCGTTGGGCCCGGACAACCCTCTCCCCGCACTACGGGCCCCCGCCGGCGCCGGGGCCCACGCGGTCGACGCGCGGACCCTCGCGGAGCTCCCGCGCGACATGGCCCGGGGCATCGGACGGGCGCCCCTGCGCAGCCTGCTCCCCGCCCCCGTGCGCGACGGCTACGGCCGCGCGCGCACCCCCGCGGACCTCGACACGATCGTGATCGAGAACGACCGGCTCCGGGTGACCGTGCTGCCCGGTCTCGGCGGCCGCGTCCACTCCCTGCACCACAAGCCCACCGGACGCGAACTCCTCTACCGCAACCCCGTCCTCCAGCCCGCCGCATTCGCCCTCAACGGCGCCTGGTTCTCCGGCGGCATCGAGTGGAACATCGGGGCGACCGGCCACACCACCCTCTCCTGCTCGCCCCTCCACGCGGCGACCGTCCGCGCCCCCGACGGCGGTCCGATGCTCCGCCTGTGGGAGTGGGAGCGGCTGCGCGACCTGCCGTTCCAGGTCGATCTGTGGCTCCCGGAGGGCTCGGACTTCCTCTACGTCGGCGTCCGCATCCGCAACCCCCACGAGCGGACCGCCCCCGCCTACTGGTGGTCCAACATCGCCGTCCCCGAGGAGCGCAGGGTCCTCGCCCCCGCCGACGCGGCCTGGCACCACGGCTACGACCGCGGCCTGAACCGCCTGCCCGTGCCCGTCACCGAGGACGGCACCGACCGCTCGTACCCGCTGAACGGCGCCCACGCAGCCGACTTCTTCTACGACCTGCCCGAGGAGCAGCGCCGCTGGATCGCCGCCCTCGACGCGGACGGCCACGGACTCGTCCAGACCTCCACCGACGTGCTGCGCGGCCGCAAGCTCTTCCTGTGGGGCACCGAGCGCGGCGGCAGGCGCTGGCAGGAGTGGCTGACCGAACCCGGCACCCCCGGCTACGCCGAGATACAGGCGGGACTCGCCCGCACCCAGCTGGAACACCTGGAGCTCGCGGGCGAGGCGGAGTTCAGCTGGCTGGAGGCGTACGGACCGCTCGCCGCCGACCCCGCCGCGGCGCTCGGCGCCGACTGGGCCGCCGCACGCGCCGACGTCGAGCACCGGCTGGAGACGGCACTGCCCCGCGCCGCCGTCGACGCCGCGTACACCGCCTGGCGGGAGGGCGCGGCGGACACCGAGCCGGAGACCGTCCTCGCGGCCGGCTCGGGCTGGGGAGCGCTCGAAGTCCTGCGCGGGGGACACGTGTTGCCCGGTACGCCCTTCCCCGAGTCGACGCTCGGCCCGGACCAGGAACCCTGGCGGGAACTCCTGCGCACCGGCGTCCTGCCGCCCCCGGCGAAGGGCGCGGGGCCGGGCGCGCCGCTGGTCGCCGCGCCCTGGCGGGACATGCTGGAGACCGCGCCGGCCGACCCGTCCACCGAGTACCACCTCGGCATCGCCCAGTGGCACGCCGGGGACCGCGCCCAGGCGGTACGGAGCTGGGAGCGCGGACTGCGCCGGGCCGAGGTGCGCTGGCCGCTGCTGTACTGCCTGGCCGTCGCCGACCGGGAGGACGGTCACCCGGAGCGGGCCGCCGAGCGGTTCGCGGAGGCCTTCGCCGACCACGAGGGCCGGGACGGCGGCGTGGCGGTGGCCGCGGCGCTCGGCCGCGAGGGCGTGGCGGCGCTGCTCGCCACGGGCCGTGCCGCCAGGGCCCGGGAGCTGTGGGCGCGGCTGCCGGACGAGGTGCGGGGGAGGGGCGCGTTCCGTCTGCTGGAGGTCCGGATCCTGCTCGCCGAGGGCCGGCCGGCCGAGGCCCGCGCGGTCTTCGACGAGGGCTTCGAGGTCGCGGACCTGCGCGAGGGCGCGGAGATCCTCGGCGAGGTCTGGGCGGAACTCACCGACGAACCCCTGCCGGACGCCTACGAGTTCCGCATGCGCCCGAGCTGA